In Caretta caretta isolate rCarCar2 chromosome 20, rCarCar1.hap1, whole genome shotgun sequence, a single window of DNA contains:
- the LOC125629360 gene encoding keratin, type II cytoskeletal 75-like produces the protein MSRQSTVRCQSGKLGFSASSAIIPNSCRTSYSSHSVSRAGGCGAGAGRVGGDGNCFGSRSLYNVGGSKRISMAGSSGGFLCGAPGPVGFAGGAGYGFGFGGGIGRGYGLAGAGFGGGRVGLGFPVYPPGGIQEVTINQSLLTPLNLEVDPTIQRVRKEEKEQIKTLNNQFASFIDKVQFLEQQNRVLETKWSLLQEQEQKTVKNNIEPLFENYIGNLRRQLNNLMNERGRLEGDLNNMQNVVEDFKNKYEDEINRRTTAENDFVTLKKDVDSAYMNKVELDTKVDSLTDEINFLRALYEMELAQMQQQVSNTSVILSMDNNRDLDLDGIIAEVKAQYEEIANRSRAEAESWYQTKYEELQVTAGRHGDDLRNTKHEISELNRVIQRLRNEIDNVKRQCANLQAAIAEAEERGELALKDAKGKLAELEDALQKAKGDLALQLREYQELMNVKLALDIEIATYRKLLEGEESRLCGEGVGAMNISVVTSTVGGGSGNRSGVCIGGGSGLGIGGGSAVCIGGGSGLGIGGGSGVCIGGGSGLGIGGGSGVCIGDGSGLGMGGGLSVGGSSFSSGSGRGIGGLSLGGGSGSSVKFVSTTSSTRRSYKS, from the exons ATGTCTCGCCAATCCACTGTAAGGTGCCAGAGTGGGAAACTGGGCTTTAGTGCCTCTTCTGCCATCATCCCAAACAGCTGCCGCACCAGCTACAGCTCACATTCTGTATCCCGGGCCGGAGGTTGCGGCGCTGGTGCTGGAAGGGTTGGTGGTGATGGCAATTGCTTTGGCAGCAGAAGCCTCTACAATGTGGGTGGATCTAAAAGAATCTCCATGGCTGGCAGCAGTGGTGGCTTTCTGTGTGGCGCTCCAGGCCCAGTTGGTTTTGCTGGCGGCGCTGGCTACGGATTCGGTTTCGGTGGTGGAATAGGCAGGGGCTATGGGTTAGCTGGAGCTGGGTTTGGTGGAGGAAGAGTTGGCCTCGGGTTCCCTGTTTACCCACCCGGCGGGATCCAAGAAGTGACCATCAACCAGAGCCTTCTAACACCTCTCAACTTGGAAGTCGACCCCACCATCCAGAGGGTGCGTAAAGAGGAGAAGGAGCAAATCAAGACCCTCAACAACCAATTCGCCTCCTTCATTGACAAG GTCCAATTCCTCGAGCAGCAAAATAGGGTGCTGGAAACCAAATGGAGCCTGCTGCAGGAACAGGAACAAAAAACCGTGAAAAACAACATTGAACCCCTCTTTGAAAATTACATTGGTAATCTCAGGAGGCAGCTGAACAACCTGATGAATGAGAGAGGAAGACTTGAAGGGGACCTGAACAACATGCAGAATGTGGTGGAGGATTTCAAGAACAA GTATGAAGATGAAATCAACAGGCGCACAACTGCCGAGAATGACTTTGTGACACTCAAGAAG GATGTGGACAGTGCCTACATGAACAAGGTGGAGCTGGATACCAAGGTGGACTCCCTGACTGATGAGATCAATTTCTTGAGAGCCCTGTACGAAATG GAACTGGCTCAGATGCAGCAGCAGGTCTCCAACACCTCCGTCATTCTGTCTATGGACAACAACCGAGACCTGGACCTGGATGGCATCATTGCTGAAGTCAAAGCGCAGTACGAGGAGATTGCTAACAGGAGCCGAGCTGAGGCTGAATCTTGGTACCAAACTAAG TATGAAGAGCTGCAGGTTACTGCTGGCAGACACGGGGATGACCTCCGCAACACCAAGCATGAAATCTCAGAGCTGAACCGAGTCATCCAGAGACTGAGGAATGAAATTGACAATGTGAAAAGACAG TGCGCCAACCTGCAAGCGGCCATTGCTGAGGCGGAGGAGCGCGGCGAACTGGCCCTCAAGGATGCCAAGGGCAAACTGGCTGAGCTGGAGGATGCCCTGCAGAAGGCCAAGGGAGATTTGGCACTTCAGCTGCGGGAGTACCAGGAGCTGATGAACGTCAAGCTGGCCCTGGATATCGAGATCGCCACCTACAGGAAGTTGCTGGAAGGAGAGGAGAGCAG GCTGTGTGGAGAAGGTGTTGGTGCAATGAATATCT CTGTGGTCACCTCAACTGTTGGTGGTGGGTCTGGAAACAGAAGTGGTGTCTGCATTGGAGGTGGAAGCGGTCTCGGCATTGGAGGTGGAAGCGCTGTCTGCATTGGAGGTGGAAGTGGTCTCGGCATTGGAGGTGGAAGCGGTGTCTGCATTGGAGGTGGAAGTGGTCTCGGCATTGGAGGTGGAAGTGGTGTCTGCATTGGAGATGGAAGCGGTCTTGGCATGGGAGGTGGGCTCAGTGTTGGAGGAAGCAGCTTCAGCTCTGGAAGCGGAAGAGGCATCGGCGGGTTGAGCCTTGGAGGCGGAAGTGGCTCTAGCGTGAAATTTGTCTCAACTACCTCTTCCACCAGAAGAAGCTACAAAAGCTAA